A genomic window from Salvia miltiorrhiza cultivar Shanhuang (shh) chromosome 5, IMPLAD_Smil_shh, whole genome shotgun sequence includes:
- the LOC130986920 gene encoding ubiquitin-conjugating enzyme E2 36 isoform X1, whose translation MANSNLPRRIIKETQRLLSEPAPGISASPSEENMRYFNVMILGPTQSPYEGGVFKLELFLPEEYPMAAPKVRFLTKIYHPNIDKLGRICLDILKDKWSPALQIRTVLLSIQALLSAPNPDDPLSENIAKHWKTNEAEAVETAKEWTRLYASGA comes from the exons ATGGCGAACAGCAATTTACCGCGCAGAATCATCAAG GAAACCCAGCGTCTTCTCAGCGAACCAG CCCCAGGAATAAGTGCCTCACCTTCAGAAGAAAATATGCGGTATTTCAATGTAATGATTCTTGGTCCGACACAATCTCCTTATGAAG GAGGTGTTTTTAAGCTGGAGTTATTTCTACCTGAAGAATACCCAATGGCTGCCCCAAAG GTGCGCTTCCTAACAAAAATCTACCATCCAAATATCGACAAG CTTGGAAGAATATGCCTGGACATTCTAAAAGACAAATGGAGTCCCGCACTTCAGATTAGAACTGTCCTTTTGAG CATTCAAGCACTTTTGAGTGCTCCAAATCCTGATGATCCACTCTCGGAAAACATTGCAAAGCATTGGAAAACAAATGAGGCTGAAGCTGTGGAAACAG CTAAAGAATGGACACGTTTATATGCAAGTGGTGCATGA
- the LOC130986920 gene encoding ubiquitin-conjugating enzyme E2 36 isoform X2 codes for MRYFNVMILGPTQSPYEGGVFKLELFLPEEYPMAAPKVRFLTKIYHPNIDKLGRICLDILKDKWSPALQIRTVLLSIQALLSAPNPDDPLSENIAKHWKTNEAEAVETAKEWTRLYASGA; via the exons ATGCGGTATTTCAATGTAATGATTCTTGGTCCGACACAATCTCCTTATGAAG GAGGTGTTTTTAAGCTGGAGTTATTTCTACCTGAAGAATACCCAATGGCTGCCCCAAAG GTGCGCTTCCTAACAAAAATCTACCATCCAAATATCGACAAG CTTGGAAGAATATGCCTGGACATTCTAAAAGACAAATGGAGTCCCGCACTTCAGATTAGAACTGTCCTTTTGAG CATTCAAGCACTTTTGAGTGCTCCAAATCCTGATGATCCACTCTCGGAAAACATTGCAAAGCATTGGAAAACAAATGAGGCTGAAGCTGTGGAAACAG CTAAAGAATGGACACGTTTATATGCAAGTGGTGCATGA
- the LOC130986903 gene encoding phosphoenolpyruvate carboxylase: MATRNLEKMASIDAQLRLLVPGKVSEDDKLVEYDALLLDRFLDILQDLHGEDLKETVQECYELSAEYENKRDPKKLEELGNVLTSLDPGDSIVVAKAFSHMLSLANLAEEVQIAYRRRNKKKKGDYTDENSATTESDIEETLKRLVVDLKKSPQEVFDALKNQTVDLVFTAHPTQSVRRSLLQKHGRIRNCLAQLYAKDITPDDKQELDEALQREIQAAFRTDEIRRTPPTPQDEMRAGMSYFHETIWKGVPKFLRRVDTALKNIGINERVPYNAPLIQFSSWMGGDRDGNPRVTPEVTRDVCLLARMMAANLYYSQIEDLMFELSMWRCNDELRVRADELLTSSKRDAKHYIEFWKTIPPSEPYRVLLGDVRDKLYQTRERSRHLLAQGMSEIPEEATYTNIDQFLEPLELCYRSLCASGDRAIADGSLLDFLRQVSTFGLSLVKLDIRQESDRHTDVLDAITQYLDIGSYRDWSEERRQEWLLSELSSKRPLFGPDLPKTEEIADVLDTLHVLAELPSDCFGAYIISMATAASDVLAVELLQRECHVKQPLRVVPLFEKLDDLEAAPAAVARLFSIDWYKNRINGKQEVMIGYSDSGKDAGRLSAAWQLYKAQEQLVEVAKEYGVKLTMFHGRGGTVGRGGGPTHLAILSQPPDTINGSLRVTVQGEVIEQSFGEEHLCFRTLQRFTAATLEHGMRPPVSPKPEWRTLLDEIAVIATEKYRSIVFQEPRFVEYFRLATPELEYGRMNIGSRPSKRKPSGGIESLRAIPWIFAWTQTRFHLPVWLGFGAGFKHAIEQDIRNLKMLQDMYNKWPFFRVSIDLVEMVFAKGDPGIAALYDKLLVSEDLWSFGERLRSDYEQTKTLLLQIAGHKDLLEGDLHLKQRLRLRDSYITTLNVTQAYTLKRIRDPHYHVKLRPHISKEYMESKPADELVKLNPTSDYAPGLEDTLILTMKGIAAGLQNTG, encoded by the exons ATGGCTACAAGAAATTTGGAGAAGATGGCATCAATTGATGCCCAACTGCGGCTTTTGGTTCCTGGAAAAGTGTCTGAAGATGATAAACTTGTTGAGTATGACGCCCTGCTTTTGGATCGGTTTCTCGATATTCTTCAGGATTTGCATGGAGAGGATCTCAAGGAAACG GTGCAAGAATGCTATGAGCTTTCAGCAGAGTACGAGAACAAACGTGATCCTAAGAAGCTGGAAGAGCTTGGAAATGTGTTGACAAGTTTGGATCCCGGTGATTCGATTGTTGTGGCGAAAGCCTTCTCTCACATGCTTAGCTTGGCCAACTTGGCTGAGGAAGTTCAGATTGCTTATCGCAGGCGGAACAAAAAGAAGAAGGGAGATTACACTGATGAGAACTCTGCCACCACTGAATCGGACATCGAAGAGACTCTCAAGAGACTTGTGGTTGACTTGAAAAAGTCTCCTCAAGAAGTTTTTGATGCATTGAAGAATCAGACAGTGGATCTGGTCTTCACGGCTCATCCTACGCAGTCTGTGCGAAGGTCGCTGCTTCAGAAGCACGGAAG GATTCGGAATTGCTTAGCTCAGTTATATGCAAAAGACATTACTCCAGATGATAAACAGGAGCTTGATGAGGCTTTACAAAGAGAG ATTCAAGCTGCTTTCCGAACTGATGAGATCCGAAGGACTCCCCCTACTCCCCAAGATGAAATGAGGGCAGGGATGAGTTATTTTCATGAAACAATCTGGAAAGGTGTACCAAAATTTTTGCGCCGTGTTGATACAGCCCTTAAAAATATAGGGATCAATGAACGGGTTCCTTACAATGCCCCTTTGATTCAGTTCTCTTCCTGGATGGGTGGAGACCGTGATG GAAATCCAAGAGTAACTCCTGAGGTCACTAGGGACGTTTGCTTACTGGCAAGAATGATGGCTGCTAACCTGTACTATTCACAGATAGAGGACCTCATGTTTGAg TTGTCCATGTGGCGTTGCAATGATGAGCTTCGTGTTCGAGCTGATGAACTCCTCACATCTTCAAAGAGAGATGCCAAGCATTACATAG AGTTCTGGAAAACAATCCCCCCAAGCGAGCCCTACCGTGTCCTTCTTGGTGATGTTAGGGATAAGCTCTACCAGACACGTGAACGTTCTCGTCATTTGCTAGCTCAAGGAATGTCTGAGATCCCAGAAGAGGCAACTTACACCAATATTGACCAG TTCTTGGAACCACTTGAGCTCTGCTACAGATCTCTTTGTGCTAGTGGCGATCGAGCAATTGCTGATGGTAGCCTTCTTGATTTTCTAAGGCAAGTTTCCACTTTTGGCCTCTCATTGGTGAAACTTGATATAAGGCAAGAGTCAGACAGGCACACCGATGTACTAGATGCCATTACACAATATTTGGACATAGGTTCATACAGAGACTGGTCAGAAGAACGTCGGCAAGAATGGCTTCTGTCTGAACTCAGCAGCAAAAGGCCCCTCTTTGGTCCAGATCTCCCCAAAACTGAAGAGATTGCTGATGTTTTAGACACGTTACATGTCTTGGCAGAACTGCCATCTGACTGCTTCGGTGCCTACATTATCTCTATGGCAACAGCAGCATCCGATGTGCTAGCCGTTGAGCTTCTGCAACGTGAATGCCATGTGAAGCAGCCTCTGAGAGTTGTCCCACTTTTTGAGAAACTGGACGATCTAGAAGCCGCACCAGCTGCTGTTGCACGACTTTTCTCGATTGATTGGTACAAAAACAGAATCAATGGTAAGCAAGAAGTCATGATTGGGTATTCAGACTCTGGTAAAGATGCTGGTCGTTTGTCAGCGGCCTGGCAATTGTACAAAGCTCAGGAGCAGCTCGTTGAAGTTGCAAAGGAATACGGAGTGAAATTGACAATGTTCCATGGGCGAGGTGGGACTGTGGGAAGAGGAGGTGGCCCTACTCACCTTGCTATATTGTCCCAACCACCAGACACTATCAATGGATCTCTTCGTGTCACAGTTCAGGGAGAAGTCATTGAGCAATCATTTGGTGAGGAGCACTTGTGCTTCAGAACACTCCAGCGTTTCACTGCTGCTACGTTGGAACATGGTATGCGTCCCCCGGTCTCCCCCAAGCCAGAATGGCGGACACTTTTGGATGAGATTGCTGTTATTGCTACTGAGAAGTACAGGTCGATTGTGTTTCAAGAACCTCGTTTTGTTGAGTACTTTCGCCTG GCAACACCAGAGCTAGAATATGGTCGAATGAACATTGGTAGCCGTCCGTCCAAGAGGAAACCTAGTGGAGGGATAGAATCACTGAGAGCTATTCCTTGGATTTTTGCATGGACTCAGACCAGATTCCATCTACCCGTTTGGCTAGGCTTCGGAGCAGGATTCAAACATGCCATAGAGCAGGACATACGGAACCTGAAAATGCTGCAAGATATGTACAACAAATGGCCCTTCTTCAGAGTCTCAATTGACTTGGTTGAAATGGTTTTCGCCAAGGGAGACCCTGGCATTGCTGCCTTGTACGACAAACTCCTCGTCTCAGAAGACCTGTGGTCGTTTGGTGAGCGATTGAGGTCCGACTATGAGCAAACAAAGACTCTTCTGCTCCAG ATTGCCGGACACAAGGATCTTCTTGAAGGAGACCTGCACTTGAAGCAACGGCTTCGTCTCCGTGATTCCTACATTACAACATTGAACGTGACCCAGGCGTACACACTAAAGCGAATCCGCGACCCACACTACCATGTGAAGCTGAGGCCACATATCTCCAAGGAGTACATGGAATCAAAACCTGCTGATGAACTCGTCAAGTTGAACCCTACGAGCGACTACGCCCCGGGACTCGAAGACACCCTCATCTTGACCATGAAGGGTATTGCTGCTGGACTGCAGAACACCGGTTAA